One segment of Thermodesulfovibrio sp. 3907-1M DNA contains the following:
- the mfd gene encoding transcription-repair coupling factor: MSHIESIHTALTKEIEQISSLIQTNNEIYNLSITSLALFLCFDENYIVFEENEEQAYKLYSTIKTFSEFFNNHNEVVLLPSHSTERLVAIFKILHEKNKKIITTVESGKIPSHIETINLKKGISIERELLRQNLIESGYTQAELVTQEGEFSQHGWVFDIWGIGEEYPVRVEFFGDEIEEIKFFNPDTQLTFKDKNEIWILPAKENNVTTELLDLFEFDRIFTVVNKVEDLKIKTEEQIIKISHLPFKFSYQAIDGKDKTFYGLGILPDERKNLFDFPENLKKLGIPIIFSLSSRGKAETVKEILFNHGIIAPLINKTEIGNYSGKFAVTISELQEGFYRENLMIITDFELFREKAIKKKKLSLQKIPVDGLEINEGDYVVHKDHGIGIFRGIKRQKYEGTEEDVLVIEYKDRDILYVPTWNIGKIYRYSAREGFVPPLDKLGSNRWQKAKEIERKKIQEIADKLLKLYAQRKTPRGFIYSEDTEIHKNFDEFFPYEETEDQQAAIDAILRKMREALPMEVLLCGDAGYGKTEVAMRAAFRAVYDGKQVAVLVPTTLLCEQHYRTFKKRFEAFPIRIEYLSRFRSAKEIKKTIEDVKSGNVDILIGTHILILKEVEFFDLGLLIIDEEQKFGVIHKEKIKEKYPKVDLLTITATPIPRTLQIGLSGLWDIFIIQTPPKERLAVKTFVIHENDSIIKEAIEKEIQRGGQIYFLHNRIHDIELVKSKLQSLVPFAKIAVAHGRMKEKMLNKVMIDFLDGKIDILLCTSIIASGLDIPNVNTIIIDQAHTFGVSDLYQIRGRVGRASIQASAYLIVPSDGLSEDAKKRIKAIQEMSYLGAGFHIALKDLEIRGAGELLGVEQSGINRLGFDLYIEMLNEAVKELKGEALPSLKLPEIKLSLPAFIPEEYIKETSMRIRIYRKLSQILEENEIHKLRNEIYDRFGILPQEVENLFKTAQIRILASKIKISQIKQNKDKFRFTMEENLETDFITTLINVLTGFKNKGIVKNLKFFPDGFEAHMKGLDELILFLKRLIGKLNEKK, from the coding sequence ATGAGCCATATTGAATCCATTCATACAGCTTTAACAAAAGAGATAGAACAAATATCTTCCTTAATTCAAACAAACAATGAAATTTACAATCTTTCAATAACCTCTCTTGCGCTTTTTCTTTGTTTTGATGAAAACTACATAGTTTTTGAAGAAAATGAAGAGCAGGCTTATAAACTTTATTCAACTATAAAAACTTTCTCTGAGTTTTTCAATAATCATAACGAAGTTGTTTTATTGCCTTCACACAGCACTGAGAGATTGGTAGCAATATTTAAAATTCTTCACGAGAAAAATAAAAAGATAATCACAACAGTTGAATCTGGAAAAATTCCCTCTCATATTGAGACCATTAACCTGAAAAAAGGAATCAGCATTGAAAGAGAGCTATTAAGACAAAATCTTATTGAATCAGGATATACTCAAGCTGAATTAGTAACACAGGAGGGAGAATTCTCGCAACATGGATGGGTTTTTGATATATGGGGAATCGGGGAAGAATATCCAGTTAGAGTGGAATTTTTTGGTGATGAAATAGAGGAAATAAAATTTTTTAATCCTGACACACAACTTACATTTAAAGATAAAAACGAAATATGGATACTACCAGCAAAAGAGAACAATGTTACAACGGAATTACTTGATTTATTTGAATTTGACAGGATTTTTACTGTAGTCAACAAAGTTGAAGATTTAAAAATTAAAACTGAAGAACAAATAATTAAAATCTCCCATTTACCTTTTAAATTTTCTTATCAAGCAATTGATGGAAAAGACAAAACATTTTATGGACTGGGCATTTTACCAGATGAGAGAAAAAATCTCTTTGATTTCCCAGAAAATTTAAAGAAACTCGGAATTCCTATAATCTTCTCTTTAAGCTCTCGCGGAAAAGCTGAAACAGTAAAAGAAATTCTCTTTAATCATGGTATTATTGCACCATTGATTAACAAAACCGAGATTGGGAATTATTCTGGTAAATTTGCCGTTACCATATCTGAACTTCAGGAAGGATTTTATAGAGAAAACTTGATGATTATTACAGATTTTGAACTTTTTAGAGAGAAAGCAATTAAAAAGAAAAAGCTGAGTTTACAGAAAATTCCTGTTGATGGACTGGAAATAAACGAAGGTGATTATGTAGTTCATAAAGATCATGGAATAGGAATATTTCGTGGTATAAAAAGGCAAAAATATGAAGGCACAGAAGAAGATGTTCTTGTAATTGAATACAAAGACAGAGACATTCTTTATGTGCCCACATGGAACATAGGAAAAATTTATAGATATTCTGCCCGAGAGGGCTTTGTTCCACCTCTTGATAAACTTGGAAGTAATCGCTGGCAGAAAGCAAAGGAAATAGAGAGAAAAAAAATACAGGAGATTGCCGATAAACTTTTAAAACTTTATGCTCAAAGAAAAACTCCACGAGGCTTTATTTACTCTGAGGATACAGAAATTCATAAAAATTTTGATGAATTTTTCCCTTATGAAGAAACCGAAGACCAGCAAGCAGCCATAGATGCGATTTTAAGAAAGATGAGAGAAGCTCTGCCAATGGAAGTTCTTTTATGTGGAGATGCAGGATATGGAAAAACAGAAGTAGCAATGAGAGCAGCTTTCAGGGCAGTTTATGATGGTAAACAGGTTGCGGTTCTTGTTCCAACAACTCTTCTGTGCGAGCAGCATTACAGGACCTTTAAAAAAAGATTTGAAGCTTTTCCAATAAGAATTGAATATCTCAGCAGATTTCGCTCAGCAAAAGAGATTAAAAAAACTATTGAAGATGTGAAATCTGGGAATGTTGATATTTTAATCGGAACTCATATTCTTATTTTGAAAGAAGTGGAGTTTTTTGATCTCGGTCTTTTGATCATTGACGAAGAGCAAAAATTTGGTGTAATTCATAAAGAGAAAATAAAAGAAAAATATCCAAAAGTTGACCTTCTCACAATAACAGCCACTCCTATACCACGAACTTTACAGATAGGACTGAGCGGACTGTGGGATATATTTATAATACAAACTCCTCCAAAGGAAAGACTTGCAGTTAAAACATTTGTTATTCATGAAAATGATTCAATAATTAAAGAAGCAATTGAAAAAGAAATTCAGAGAGGAGGTCAGATCTATTTTCTTCATAATAGAATTCATGATATTGAACTGGTTAAATCAAAGCTTCAGAGTCTTGTCCCATTTGCAAAAATAGCAGTTGCTCATGGAAGAATGAAAGAAAAAATGCTTAATAAAGTCATGATTGATTTTCTTGATGGGAAAATAGACATTTTACTCTGTACTTCTATTATAGCCTCAGGACTTGATATCCCGAATGTAAATACAATAATAATTGACCAAGCTCACACCTTTGGAGTAAGTGATCTTTATCAAATAAGGGGAAGAGTTGGTAGAGCATCCATACAAGCCAGTGCTTATTTAATAGTTCCTTCAGACGGTCTCAGTGAAGATGCTAAAAAAAGAATAAAGGCTATTCAGGAAATGAGTTATCTTGGAGCAGGCTTTCACATTGCCCTGAAAGACCTTGAAATAAGAGGTGCTGGAGAGCTTCTTGGAGTTGAGCAATCAGGTATAAATAGGTTGGGCTTTGATCTCTACATAGAAATGCTTAATGAAGCAGTGAAAGAATTAAAAGGTGAAGCTTTACCGAGTTTAAAACTACCTGAAATTAAACTTTCTTTACCTGCCTTTATCCCAGAGGAATATATTAAAGAGACTTCTATGAGAATAAGAATCTATAGAAAACTGAGCCAGATACTGGAAGAAAATGAAATACATAAACTCAGAAATGAAATTTATGACAGATTTGGAATACTACCTCAAGAGGTGGAAAATCTTTTTAAAACAGCACAAATAAGAATTCTTGCATCAAAAATTAAAATTTCTCAGATTAAACAAAATAAAGATAAATTTAGATTTACAATGGAAGAAAATCTTGAAACAGATTTTATAACAACACTTATAAATGTGTTAACAGGATTTAAAAATAAGGGTATAGTAAAAAATTTAAAATTTTTTCCCGATGGTTTTGAAGCGCACATGAAAGGACTAGATGAATTAATTCTCTTTCTTAAACGATTAATTGGAAAGCTTAATGAGAAAAAATGA
- a CDS encoding branched-chain amino acid transaminase: protein MVPKTEKIWMDGKFVDWDDAKVHVLTHSLHYGLAVFEGIRCYNTEKGPAVFRLKDHVERLFKSAHIFTLSIPFTEEQIFDAIKETIRVNKISSCYIRPIVFVGYGNMGVYPKNNPIQVAIAVWNWGAYLGEEGLQKGIKVKTSSFIRNHVNSNMSRGKVAGYYVNSQLAKIEAVSCGYDEAVLLDTEGYVSEGSGENIFIVRKGILKTTPLTSILEGITRDTVITIAKDLGIEVKEERFTRDELYISDEAFFTGTAAEVTPIREVDGRTIGSGSRGPVTEKIQKMFFDIVNGRVSKYQHWLDFV, encoded by the coding sequence ATGGTTCCTAAGACAGAAAAAATATGGATGGATGGTAAATTTGTAGATTGGGATGATGCTAAGGTTCATGTTCTCACTCACTCCCTTCATTATGGCTTAGCAGTATTTGAAGGAATAAGGTGTTACAATACTGAAAAAGGACCTGCAGTATTCAGATTAAAAGATCATGTGGAAAGACTTTTTAAGTCTGCTCATATATTTACTTTAAGCATTCCCTTTACAGAAGAACAAATCTTTGATGCAATAAAAGAAACCATAAGAGTTAATAAAATTAGCTCTTGCTACATCAGACCAATAGTTTTTGTAGGTTATGGCAATATGGGTGTTTATCCTAAAAACAATCCTATTCAGGTTGCAATTGCGGTATGGAACTGGGGTGCCTATCTTGGCGAAGAAGGACTTCAGAAGGGAATAAAAGTTAAAACATCATCTTTTATTAGAAATCATGTAAATTCAAACATGTCAAGAGGAAAGGTTGCCGGATACTATGTTAACAGTCAACTTGCAAAGATTGAAGCAGTTTCCTGTGGATATGATGAAGCTGTTTTACTTGATACAGAAGGATATGTTTCTGAAGGAAGTGGAGAGAATATTTTTATAGTTCGGAAAGGAATTCTTAAAACAACGCCTTTGACTTCAATCCTTGAAGGAATTACGAGAGATACTGTTATTACCATTGCAAAGGATCTGGGAATTGAAGTTAAAGAAGAAAGATTTACCCGTGATGAGCTTTATATTTCTGATGAGGCTTTCTTTACAGGCACAGCAGCAGAGGTCACTCCTATAAGAGAAGTTGATGGAAGAACAATCGGCTCAGGTAGTCGTGGTCCAGTTACTGAAAAGATACAGAAAATGTTTTTTGATATAGTTAACGGAAGAGTTTCAAAATATCAACACTGGCTTGACTTTGTTTGA
- the gatB gene encoding Asp-tRNA(Asn)/Glu-tRNA(Gln) amidotransferase subunit GatB, whose protein sequence is MQYEAVIGLEVHAQLLTESKIFCSCSTKFGAEPNTQVCPVCLGMPGVLPVLNKKAVEYTIKTGLAMNCRIASYSRFARKNYFYPDLPKGYQISQYELPLCEDGYLEIVVDGERKKIRIKRIHLEEDAGKNIHDASGFSFVDFNRTGVPLIEIVSEPDIRSPKEAALYMKKLRAILRYLGVCDGNLEQGSLRCDANVSVRPLGSTEFGVKTEIKNINSFRFVEKALEYEIKRQIKLLSMGEKIIQETRLWDAQTGTTQSMRSKEEAHDYRYFPEPDLVPVVVSEEWIEKIKRDMPELPDHKFERFIREYGLPQYDAEILTEERALAEWFEEAVNSGGKPKEVSNWIMVELLRLLNEDGKDITECSLTPSKLVELLMLIEKGTINRNTAKDVFEEMYRTGKSAETIVKEKGLTQISDSSVIIEAIKEVMEKNPKEVERFRAGEEKLIGFFVGQVMKLTKGKANPKLVNELILKLLKEE, encoded by the coding sequence ATGCAATACGAAGCAGTAATAGGGTTAGAAGTTCATGCTCAACTTTTAACAGAAAGTAAAATATTCTGTAGTTGCTCCACTAAGTTTGGAGCAGAACCCAATACACAGGTTTGTCCTGTTTGTCTCGGAATGCCTGGTGTGCTTCCTGTGCTCAATAAAAAAGCTGTTGAATATACAATTAAAACAGGTTTGGCCATGAACTGTAGAATTGCTTCATACAGTAGATTTGCAAGGAAAAATTATTTTTATCCTGACCTTCCGAAGGGTTATCAGATAAGTCAGTATGAGCTTCCACTTTGCGAGGATGGATATCTTGAGATAGTGGTTGATGGAGAAAGAAAAAAAATCCGTATCAAAAGAATCCATCTTGAAGAAGACGCTGGAAAAAACATTCATGATGCTTCAGGATTCAGCTTTGTTGATTTTAACAGAACTGGAGTTCCTTTGATCGAGATTGTTTCAGAACCGGACATCAGATCACCAAAAGAAGCTGCTCTTTATATGAAAAAATTAAGAGCTATTTTAAGATATCTTGGCGTATGCGATGGCAATCTTGAGCAGGGTTCTCTCCGCTGTGATGCCAATGTTTCTGTAAGACCCTTAGGCTCTACTGAGTTTGGAGTAAAGACAGAGATTAAAAATATAAATTCATTCAGATTTGTTGAAAAAGCTCTTGAGTATGAAATAAAAAGACAGATAAAACTGCTGTCAATGGGCGAAAAAATTATTCAGGAGACAAGACTATGGGATGCACAAACCGGTACAACTCAATCAATGCGTTCTAAGGAAGAAGCCCATGATTACAGATACTTTCCTGAGCCAGACCTTGTTCCTGTAGTCGTCTCAGAAGAGTGGATTGAAAAAATTAAAAGAGATATGCCTGAACTACCGGATCATAAATTTGAAAGATTTATCAGAGAATATGGCTTACCACAGTATGATGCAGAAATCTTAACAGAGGAAAGAGCTCTGGCAGAATGGTTTGAAGAAGCGGTAAACTCAGGAGGAAAACCAAAGGAAGTATCAAACTGGATCATGGTTGAACTTTTAAGATTATTAAACGAAGATGGGAAAGATATTACAGAATGTAGTTTAACTCCTTCTAAACTGGTAGAACTCCTCATGTTAATTGAGAAAGGAACGATAAACAGAAACACTGCGAAGGATGTCTTTGAAGAAATGTACAGAACTGGAAAATCAGCAGAAACAATTGTTAAGGAAAAGGGACTTACACAGATTTCTGACAGTTCTGTTATAATTGAAGCAATTAAAGAAGTTATGGAAAAAAATCCTAAAGAAGTGGAAAGATTTCGTGCTGGAGAGGAAAAACTTATTGGATTCTTTGTGGGTCAGGTTATGAAGCTTACAAAAGGTAAAGCTAATCCGAAGTTAGTAAATGAACTTATTTTAAAACTTTTGAAGGAAGAATAA
- the gatA gene encoding Asp-tRNA(Asn)/Glu-tRNA(Gln) amidotransferase subunit GatA gives MELHKLTVAELVVMINRGDVRPHEILIDVFKRIQEVEEKVKAFITLTVEKAYNMARDAENAIFAGKKNILTGIPIAVKDNICTKGILTTCASKILYNFIPPYESTVTLKLLNNNYILVGKTNMDEFAMGSSTENSGFHITKNPWDLERVPGGSSGGSAAAVAADECIAALGSDTGGSIRQPASFCGVVGLKPTYGRVSRFGLVAFASSLDQIGPITKCVADAAILMNVIAGYDVMDSTSAPIEKPDFTEYLGKDIKGFKIGIPKEYFIEGIDKEVEERLNEAIKHLESLGCIPVEISLPHTEYAVATYYLIATSEASSNLARYDGVKYGLRVEGKDLLDMYMKTRSRGFGAEVKRRIMLGTYSLSAGYYEAYYKKALQVRTLIKQDFEKAFEKVDFIITPTAPTPAFKIGEKIDDPLQMYLSDIFTISVNLAGLPAISIPCGFSINGLPVGLQIIGKPFDEAGILQLAYAYEKSTPWHKMKPML, from the coding sequence TTGGAGCTTCATAAATTAACAGTTGCTGAGCTTGTAGTAATGATTAATCGTGGAGATGTAAGACCCCATGAGATTTTAATAGATGTTTTTAAACGAATTCAGGAAGTGGAAGAAAAAGTCAAAGCATTTATAACTTTAACTGTTGAAAAAGCCTATAACATGGCAAGAGATGCTGAAAATGCCATATTTGCTGGGAAAAAAAATATTTTGACAGGTATTCCAATAGCTGTTAAGGACAATATCTGCACTAAAGGTATTCTTACCACATGTGCTTCAAAAATACTGTATAATTTTATCCCACCATATGAAAGCACAGTTACATTAAAGTTGCTTAACAATAACTACATTCTTGTTGGAAAAACCAATATGGATGAGTTTGCGATGGGTTCATCCACTGAAAATTCGGGCTTTCATATAACTAAAAATCCCTGGGACTTAGAAAGAGTTCCTGGAGGAAGCTCAGGAGGAAGTGCCGCTGCAGTGGCAGCTGATGAATGCATTGCAGCACTTGGTTCTGACACTGGAGGCAGTATCAGACAGCCAGCATCATTCTGCGGAGTCGTAGGCTTAAAACCTACCTATGGAAGAGTTTCCCGCTTTGGACTTGTTGCATTTGCTTCTTCCTTAGATCAGATAGGTCCGATCACAAAGTGCGTTGCTGATGCTGCCATTCTTATGAATGTTATAGCAGGATACGATGTTATGGATTCCACCTCTGCTCCCATTGAAAAACCTGATTTCACAGAATATCTCGGTAAGGACATTAAAGGATTTAAAATAGGCATTCCTAAGGAGTATTTTATTGAAGGAATAGATAAAGAAGTTGAGGAAAGACTGAATGAGGCAATAAAACACCTTGAATCCCTTGGTTGCATTCCAGTGGAAATCTCTCTTCCCCATACTGAATACGCTGTTGCCACTTATTATTTGATTGCCACTTCAGAGGCTTCTTCAAATCTTGCAAGATATGATGGTGTAAAATACGGTTTGAGAGTAGAAGGTAAAGATTTACTTGACATGTATATGAAGACAAGATCAAGGGGATTTGGAGCTGAAGTAAAAAGAAGAATAATGCTCGGAACATATTCTCTTTCAGCTGGATACTATGAAGCATACTATAAAAAAGCCTTGCAAGTAAGAACCTTAATAAAACAGGACTTTGAAAAAGCTTTTGAAAAAGTTGACTTTATTATCACACCCACTGCACCAACACCCGCGTTTAAAATCGGAGAAAAAATAGATGATCCTCTCCAGATGTATCTGTCTGATATTTTTACAATTTCTGTTAATCTTGCAGGACTTCCTGCCATATCAATACCATGCGGATTCAGTATAAACGGACTTCCTGTAGGACTTCAGATTATTGGTAAACCATTTGATGAAGCTGGAATACTTCAGCTTGCCTATGCCTATGAAAAATCAACTCCATGGCATAAAATGAAACCAATGTTATAA
- a CDS encoding NADH:flavin oxidoreductase, with translation MKLFTPFEIKTIKMPNRIVRSATYEKMADEDGFVTEQLINLYVTLAKGGAGLIITGNALVHVSGRSAPKMLCIHNDFYIDGLKRLTSAVHEAGGRIVIQLSHGGRQCASLFLGGAQPVAPSEVYEPVYKVMPRQLTQEEIWEIIESFGKAARRAKEADFDGVQIHGAHGYLVNQFLSPYTNRRDDYWGGDEERRFHFLEEVYLSIRENVGYDWPVMIKLNACDFIEGGLTLEESLRIAKKLENLGIDAIEVSGGIVESKPEERPVRMKIDSPRKEAYFREFSREFKKELKIPVMLVGGIRSRLVAEEILQKKEADLISLSRPLIREPDLPKKWMEGKETSDCISCNECMRFMRLDHVKCSQLEKKR, from the coding sequence GTGAAGCTTTTTACGCCCTTTGAAATTAAAACAATTAAAATGCCAAACAGAATTGTCCGTTCTGCAACCTATGAAAAAATGGCAGATGAGGACGGCTTTGTTACAGAACAATTGATAAATCTATACGTAACGCTTGCTAAAGGTGGTGCTGGTTTGATAATTACTGGAAATGCTCTGGTTCATGTGTCTGGAAGAAGTGCTCCGAAGATGCTCTGTATTCACAATGATTTCTACATTGATGGTTTAAAAAGATTAACCTCAGCTGTTCATGAAGCGGGTGGCAGAATTGTAATCCAGCTGAGTCATGGAGGAAGACAGTGTGCTTCGTTGTTTCTTGGAGGAGCTCAACCAGTGGCACCATCAGAAGTTTATGAACCTGTTTACAAAGTAATGCCAAGACAGCTCACCCAGGAAGAAATATGGGAAATTATTGAATCCTTCGGTAAAGCTGCAAGAAGAGCTAAAGAGGCAGATTTTGATGGTGTGCAAATTCATGGTGCTCATGGATATCTTGTAAATCAGTTCCTATCTCCCTATACAAACAGAAGAGATGACTACTGGGGTGGTGATGAGGAAAGAAGATTTCACTTTCTTGAAGAAGTTTACCTAAGTATAAGAGAAAATGTAGGATATGACTGGCCTGTAATGATAAAACTAAATGCCTGTGACTTTATAGAAGGAGGGCTAACATTAGAGGAAAGCCTCAGAATTGCTAAAAAGCTTGAAAATTTGGGTATTGATGCAATAGAGGTCAGTGGCGGAATTGTGGAATCAAAACCAGAGGAAAGGCCTGTGAGAATGAAAATTGACTCCCCTCGGAAAGAAGCTTATTTCAGAGAGTTCTCAAGAGAATTTAAGAAAGAGCTTAAAATTCCTGTTATGCTGGTAGGTGGAATTCGCTCTCGCTTAGTAGCGGAAGAAATCTTACAAAAAAAAGAAGCAGACCTTATTTCCCTTTCAAGACCCTTAATAAGAGAGCCTGATCTACCTAAAAAGTGGATGGAAGGAAAAGAAACCTCAGATTGTATATCCTGTAATGAATGTATGAGATTCATGAGATTAGACCATGTTAAATGTAGTCAGCTTGAAAAAAAGAGATAA
- the pdxA gene encoding 4-hydroxythreonine-4-phosphate dehydrogenase PdxA: MAKKRVAITMGDPAGVGPEIIVKAFAQEDIYKICNPLVIGDRSVIKEVIKTIGIDFDPDNIEILNLNEIQNPAKLLKCAPSEESGRASFSYIRKAVELYRLGIVEAIVTCPITKSALRMAGLHWLGHTDMLAELTHSEDYAMAFYSESLKVILTTIHLPLKDVPHLVKKERVIKTIFFAQKACDMLQIETPRIAVCGLNPHAGEEGIMGREEIDEIAPAVKEAKALGINVSGPYPADSIFWRAFNGEFDIVVAMYHDQALAPFKLVAFDKGVNFTVGLPFIRTSPDHGTAYDIAWQGKATPTSLIEAIKLAARMVIK, translated from the coding sequence ATGGCAAAAAAAAGAGTTGCAATAACAATGGGAGATCCAGCTGGAGTTGGTCCAGAGATTATTGTAAAGGCTTTTGCCCAGGAAGATATCTACAAAATTTGCAATCCCCTTGTCATAGGAGACAGAAGTGTTATAAAAGAAGTAATTAAAACCATCGGAATAGATTTTGACCCAGACAACATAGAAATATTGAATCTAAATGAAATCCAGAATCCAGCAAAACTTTTAAAATGTGCTCCATCAGAGGAATCAGGCAGAGCTTCATTTTCTTATATACGGAAAGCTGTAGAGCTTTACAGACTTGGTATAGTGGAAGCAATTGTTACATGCCCCATTACAAAGTCAGCTTTGCGAATGGCTGGGCTGCACTGGCTTGGGCATACAGACATGCTTGCTGAGCTTACTCACTCAGAGGATTACGCAATGGCTTTTTACAGTGAGTCTTTGAAAGTGATTCTAACAACAATACATCTTCCCTTGAAAGATGTTCCCCATTTAGTTAAGAAAGAAAGAGTAATAAAAACAATATTTTTTGCCCAAAAAGCCTGCGATATGCTTCAGATTGAAACCCCGCGTATTGCAGTATGTGGGCTTAATCCCCATGCAGGAGAAGAAGGTATTATGGGAAGAGAAGAGATTGATGAAATTGCTCCAGCAGTTAAAGAAGCAAAGGCACTGGGAATAAATGTTTCAGGACCGTATCCAGCGGACTCTATTTTCTGGCGTGCCTTCAATGGTGAATTTGACATAGTGGTTGCAATGTATCATGATCAGGCACTTGCACCTTTTAAACTCGTTGCTTTTGATAAGGGAGTAAACTTTACAGTGGGACTTCCATTTATAAGAACATCTCCTGATCATGGAACAGCCTATGACATAGCATGGCAAGGGAAAGCCACACCAACAAGCCTCATTGAGGCTATCAAACTTGCTGCAAGGATGGTGATAAAGTGA
- a CDS encoding outer membrane lipoprotein carrier protein LolA produces the protein MKTFAVLKILAINLLIVFFLFSFCYAQTALLKLENAYKNINDAAGSFIQTSHIKEINKVQQFRGRFFIKGDKVRWQYTGEFSQTIYLDNKTLIIYDKKRKQAIMSEFSEEKYGQLPLALLRRMADLKKDFEVNEKSENTIMLIPRSKMGNIKSIEITVAEGDFPIKSMKLIDMLSNTVKIDFSDVKINTSLKNSLFKFTPKKDDTVLKY, from the coding sequence ATGAAAACTTTTGCAGTGCTAAAAATTTTAGCAATTAATCTTTTAATAGTATTTTTTCTATTTAGTTTTTGTTATGCCCAAACTGCGTTATTAAAGCTTGAAAATGCCTATAAAAATATAAATGATGCAGCTGGAAGTTTCATTCAAACAAGCCATATAAAAGAAATAAACAAAGTCCAGCAATTCAGAGGCAGATTTTTTATAAAGGGAGATAAAGTAAGATGGCAATATACAGGAGAGTTCTCTCAAACTATCTATCTCGATAACAAAACTCTCATTATCTATGATAAGAAAAGAAAACAAGCAATAATGAGTGAGTTTAGCGAAGAAAAATATGGTCAACTTCCTCTGGCACTTCTTCGGAGAATGGCAGATTTAAAAAAAGATTTTGAAGTTAACGAAAAATCAGAAAACACTATCATGCTCATCCCAAGAAGCAAAATGGGCAACATAAAAAGCATTGAGATAACAGTTGCAGAGGGTGATTTTCCAATAAAATCAATGAAACTAATAGATATGCTGTCTAATACAGTAAAAATTGATTTCAGCGATGTAAAAATAAATACCTCTCTCAAAAACTCTCTATTCAAATTTACCCCAAAGAAAGATGATACGGTTTTAAAATATTAA